CGATTTCATGGCCGGTATGAAGACCCTGGTGGGCGGAGAGATCACCGGCTACACCGAGATGCTGGTGGAGGCCCGGCAGATCGCCACCAAGCGCATGGTGGACGCGGCAGAGGCTCTGGGAGCCGACGCAGTGGTGGGCCTGCGGTACGCCTCTGCCTCCGTGATGCAGGGGCGGCGGAGGTCATTGCCTACGGAACGGCTGTAAAGTTCAAATGATGCACGTCACCTTTCTGGACCACAGCGGCTTTCTGGTGGAGCTGCCCGGTCTCACGCTGCTCTTTGACTGGTGGAAGGGGGACCTGCCCCCCCTGCCATCAGGCCCCCTGCTGGTCTTTGCCAGCCATCGCCATCCAGACCACTTTGATCCCCGGATTTTTGCTCTGGATGACGGGCAGCGGGATGTCCGATTCCTTCTTGGCAAGGGCATCCATCTGACAGACCGGAACCGGAAGAAATGGGGACTCTCGGAAAAAGCCGCCGCGGACTGCCGGGTGCTTTCCGGCGGGGAGAGCGCCTCTCCCCTGCCCGGCGTCACCGTGGAGGCACTGCCCTCCACCGACGAGGGCGTGGCCTTTCTGGTGACGGCGGAAGGCCGGACGGTCTTTCATGCCGGGGATCTGAACTGGTGGCACTGGGAGGGCGAGGACCCCGTCTGGAACCGGAACATGGAAGCGGACTTCCGGCGGTATGCGGAACCTCTCCGGGGCCGGAAGATCGATCTGGCCATGCTGCCTCTGGATCCCCGTCTGGGGGAGGACGGCTTCCGTGGCCCCCGGTACTTCCTGGAGCTGGCGGATATCCGCCGCTTTCTGCCCATGCACCAGTGGGGAAATTTTAACTTTACAAATCAATTCCTGTCATGCTATACTTCTTTCACATCCCGAACTGTGTACGTTAACAGAGTCGGTCAAGTCTTTACATTTGAGGAGGAAGCGGACACATGAAGATCGATGGCAATGAACTTGCAATTGAGCAAAACGAGCTGGACCGGGAGGGCCGCCATGCGGAAGCCATGGCCATCAAGCGGGAATTTCTGAAGCAGGTGCGGGAGAGCGGTGACCACTGCCCCTGCAAGCAGGCCTGCCCTCACCACGGCAACTGCTTTGAGTGCGTGACGCTGCACCGTGGTCACCGGGATCACTTGCCCATGTGTATGTGGGATATGGTGAATGAACGGCTCCATAAGCTCTCCCGATTGACAGAGGGGACCCTGCGGTCCTATGAGGAGGCGCACCGCTGAGGAAGCTCCAGAAAAGCGCCCGTGCCAATCGGCACGGGCGCTCTCCTCTTCATCTGTCTTCAATCTGCAAGGATCAGGCAGCTGCCGGTCACATCAGGGCTGTGGCCCGTTAGCTCCGCCACGAAGTCCGTGTCCTCACCGGCGGCACTGACCGCCGCTTCCAGCGCGGGGATCTGGTCAACCGTGGTGACGGCGTAGACTCGGTCCACCAGCGGGGCGATATCCGAGAGTACCAGGCCGGCAGTGTCGTCGGCGCCGGAGGTGATGACCTCCGGCGGCAGCTCAATGGAGACAGCCACACCATACTCACCCAGAGCGCTGCGCAGCTCCTCCAGGAACAGCCGGATGCTGGCCGCCCGGTCGGCGCCGTTGTAGTCGATCTTGTCCAGCTTCCCTACTGTGGGATAGCCCACATCCGTTAGCAGGATTTCATCAAAACCCTGTTGTGCCAGCTCCGCCGCCAGGGTGCACAGGTACTGCCGGGCCGCCGGCTTGCTGGGATCCAGCCAGTTTCCGTTGTTCCCGTCGTAGAAGATATAGCCGCCGGTGTTCTTCAGTCCCATGCCCTCCACGTCCGCGCGGGCGGCAATGGGGTCCAGGAAGCAGCTCATCCGGGCGATGGAGTGGTAACTGCTTTCCGTCACCTCCGCCAGAGCCGCCGCCGTGTCCTCCGCCGTGCTCACGGTGCCGGCCGCGGCGCCAGTGGCAGCAAAGTAGATGTGTCCGGTGCTGTCTTTCAGCGTGACGGCAGCAGCGTTATAGGCGGGAGCAGACATCACAGAGGCTCCCAGCCAGGCATCTTTCCAGCCCGCCTGGGTCAGCGGCGCGGCGGAAGCAGAGAAGGCAGCCAGAGCCTTCGGCTTCTCCGGCTCCTGAATGGTAATCTCTACGTCCTCTGGGGGCACTTCCTCTTCCGCGGGGGGCGTCTCCGTCTTCCATGGCAACTCCAGGTGGAAGCTGCCGTCCCTATCGTAGACGATATACTCCTGCAGCCATAGAAAGCCCACCGCCGCCAGGATGATGAGCACCAGCAGCACTGCCAGCGCGATCTTCCCCTTGGAGGTCCTGCCCCGGTAGCTCCGGTAGCCCTTGGTGCCTCCCATGTCCGTCACCTCTTCTCCAGGAGATTGCCCCTGCCCGTCAGGGCTGGATGGCGTTGAGCTTGTTCACGCGCCGCTCATGCCGGCCACCCTCAAAGTCCGTGGAGAGGAACACCTCCACCATCCGCTCCGCCAGGTTCTTGCCGGTGAACCCCGCGCCGATGGCCAGCATATTGGCGTCGTTGTGGCGGCGGGTCATCTCCGCCTCCAGGGAGTCGGCACAGTGGGCGCAGCGGATACCCTGCACCTTGTTGGCGGCAATGGAGATGCCGATGCCGGTGGTGCAGATGACGATGCCCCGATCATACTCGCCGGAGGCCACAGCCCGGGCCGCCGCCTCGCCGAAGTCGGGGTAGTCGCAGCTCTCCGTCGAGTAGCAGCCGAAGTCCTTGTATTCATGGCCCAGCTTCTCCAGAAGCTGGATGATGTCGCATTTCAGCGCGTAGCCGCCGTGATCAGAACCCAGAGCGATTTTCATGGTGATCGTTCTCCTTTTCAAATCAAGTCATCCCATTCGGAGAGGAATGGGGCTGGAATGGATTTATTATAGCCAGTTTTCCCCTGAAAAGCAAATCACAATTCATGCCACACCGGTTTCCCCTGCCGGAAGGCGGCAAAACGGCGGAATCCGCAGGCCCGCAGCAGCGCCTGCCCCTCCCGGACGGCACAGCCCACAAACCCCGGCGTGTGGGCATCCGTCCC
This DNA window, taken from Dysosmobacter welbionis, encodes the following:
- a CDS encoding MBL fold metallo-hydrolase — translated: MMHVTFLDHSGFLVELPGLTLLFDWWKGDLPPLPSGPLLVFASHRHPDHFDPRIFALDDGQRDVRFLLGKGIHLTDRNRKKWGLSEKAAADCRVLSGGESASPLPGVTVEALPSTDEGVAFLVTAEGRTVFHAGDLNWWHWEGEDPVWNRNMEADFRRYAEPLRGRKIDLAMLPLDPRLGEDGFRGPRYFLELADIRRFLPMHQWGNFNFTNQFLSCYTSFTSRTVYVNRVGQVFTFEEEADT
- a CDS encoding putative glycoside hydrolase translates to MGGTKGYRSYRGRTSKGKIALAVLLVLIILAAVGFLWLQEYIVYDRDGSFHLELPWKTETPPAEEEVPPEDVEITIQEPEKPKALAAFSASAAPLTQAGWKDAWLGASVMSAPAYNAAAVTLKDSTGHIYFAATGAAAGTVSTAEDTAAALAEVTESSYHSIARMSCFLDPIAARADVEGMGLKNTGGYIFYDGNNGNWLDPSKPAARQYLCTLAAELAQQGFDEILLTDVGYPTVGKLDKIDYNGADRAASIRLFLEELRSALGEYGVAVSIELPPEVITSGADDTAGLVLSDIAPLVDRVYAVTTVDQIPALEAAVSAAGEDTDFVAELTGHSPDVTGSCLILAD
- the rpiB gene encoding ribose 5-phosphate isomerase B; the encoded protein is MKIALGSDHGGYALKCDIIQLLEKLGHEYKDFGCYSTESCDYPDFGEAAARAVASGEYDRGIVICTTGIGISIAANKVQGIRCAHCADSLEAEMTRRHNDANMLAIGAGFTGKNLAERMVEVFLSTDFEGGRHERRVNKLNAIQP